A stretch of Lathyrus oleraceus cultivar Zhongwan6 chromosome 6, CAAS_Psat_ZW6_1.0, whole genome shotgun sequence DNA encodes these proteins:
- the LOC127094344 gene encoding uncharacterized protein LOC127094344 yields the protein MFAGRNDDALAVTLTLLAGAIPQMNVGDQEHDADEFLALGKFEKNNMPTFEGAHEPDKAQEWLKDIENIFRVMNCSDVQKVQFGTHMLEKEAEDWWRNTVQRFDEDGIEVTWELFRDAFLEKYFPEDVCGKKEIEFLELKIYDEDSRESAAHYKSLHDKKGKGKFRGKSYGGKKKGGDGKKPSGGRSHTPIKHISTKCNKPKKEQAKGKVFALSGADTSAEERLIRDFEVDLVCLPSSQLDVILGMDWLRANHVYINYFAKAVLFLEPEKEGDLFLSTQQLSENGTMGEFPVVRDFPEVFPDEVRDFPHECEVEFTINLIPGTSLSEEDYAKHLRIVLFVLKEKQLFAKLSKCEFWLKEVSFLGHVISSGGISVDSSKIEAISQWEVPKSVMRFVVFLKLKIEHQKSSGLLQPLSIPEWKWDSISMDFVPGLPRTQSNCEAIWVIVDKLTKSAHFIPIRMDYSMERLAELYIEKIVSLHGILSSIVSDRDARFTSRFWEGLQRALGTKLCLSSAYHL from the exons ATGTTTGCTGGAAGGAATGATGATGCGCTTGCGGTGACATTGACCCTGTTGGCTGGTGCCATTCCGCAAATGAATGTTGGTGATCAGGAGCATGATGCTGATGAGTTCCTTGCTTTAGGGAAGTTCGAGAAGAACAATATGCCAACTTTTGAAGGAGCTCATGAACCTGACAAAGCTCAAGAATGGTTGAAGGATATTGAGAATATCTTTCGAGTTATGAACTGTTCAGATGTGCAGAAGGTGCAATTTGGCACTCATATGCTTGAGAAAGAAGCTGAGGATTGGTGGCGCAACACTGTTCAGAGATTTGATGAGGATGGCATTGAAGTGACTTGGGAACTTTTCCGTGATGCTTTTCTGGagaagtattttccagaagatgtttgtggaaagaaggaaattgaattTCTTGAGTTGAA GATCTATGATGAGGATAGCCGTGAGAGTGCTGCTCATTACAAGTCCTTGCATGATAAGAAAGGAAAAGGGAAATTTCGAGGGAAGTCGTATGGTGGTAAGAAGAAAGGTGGTGATGGAAAGAAGCCGAGTGGGGGAAGATCTCACACTCCTATCAA GCACATTAGTACGAAGTGCAAcaagccgaagaaggagcaagcCAAAGGGAAAGTGTTTGCATTGTCCGGTGCTGATACTTCTGCTGAGGAGAGATTGATTCgag ATTTTGAAGTTGATTTAGTGTGTCTTCCATCGAGTCAACTTGATGTTATTTTGGGAATGGACTGGTTGAGGGCCAACCATGTCTATATCAACTATTTTGCGAAAGCTGTTCTTTTTCTTGAGCCAGAGAAGGAAGGTGATTTATTCTTGTCTACTCAACAA CTTAGTGAAAATGGAACAATGGGTGAATTTCCAGTTGTTCGTGATTTTCCTGAAGTGTTTCCTGATGAGGTTAGAGATTTTCCGCATGAATGTGAAGTTGAGTTCACGATTAATTTGATTCCTGGTACTAGTCTG AGTGAAGAGGATTATGCTAAGCATTTGAGGATTGTTTTATTTGTATTGAAAGAGAAGCAGTTGTTTGCTAAACTTTCGAAGTGCGAGTTttggttgaaggaagtgagtttccttggccatgtgatcTCTAGTGGTGGTATTTCGGTTGATTCTTCTAAGATTGAGGCTATATCTCAATGGGAAGTGCCGAAATCTGTTATGAGATTCGTAGTTTTCTTG AAATTAAAGATTGAGCATCAAAAGTCGTCTGGTTTGTTACAACCGTTATCTATTCCtgaatggaaatgggatagtatttctATGGATTTTGTTCCTGGTTTACCTAGGACTCAGAGtaattgtgaagctatttgggttATTGTGGACAAGTTGACGAAATCTGCTCACTTtattccgattagaatggattattcgatggagaggCTTGCAGagctgtatattgagaaaattgttAGTTTGCATGGTATTCTGTCTAGCATTGTGTCAGATAGGGATGCGAGGTTtacttcgagattttgggaaggtttgcaacGTGCTCTGGGTACAAAGTTGTGtttgagttctgcttatcatctGTAG